Proteins encoded in a region of the Procambarus clarkii isolate CNS0578487 chromosome 28, FALCON_Pclarkii_2.0, whole genome shotgun sequence genome:
- the LOC123755037 gene encoding uncharacterized protein isoform X1, whose translation MVTPMHMVAVGDGYSQMTMLSWATLGVLVIGAAHARLVFPPGSDMGYIVPDDPGPQKFEDDTNWLNNIENEVDDQSVLQRGEREIINDIESALWKTVEDRSRQEETRSIEDDDIVKVEPIQNWHGRWFPHPPKELTLKGNIPDDLPDYLKDDKHGVVMGIPSVKCDDGKVNLTVDWDFSPINYTCFDPKHHRIPVQGNLPSVEQCVYVPKNYTPAHICMQSEIKYNTSLPTYGPHRPIWPIFGEYKFVPVQRWLHSIEHGAVVMLYDPCTEPLMVHQLRKLVTGCIRKHIITPYSLLSRERPLALIAWGCSLEMSTVDKKEVQTFIKERALHGPEGHFTKDGSYKEGLVRKAEYPSGSENKDSNLCPS comes from the exons ATGACGATGTTGTCCTGGGCCACTTTGGGTGTGCTGGTCATCGGTGCTGCTCATGCAAGGCTCGTCTTCCCTCCAGGGTCTGACATGGGCTACATTGTTCCAG ATGATCCTGGACCACAGAAGTTTGAAGATGACACTAACTGGCTCAATAATATCGAAAATGAAGTTGATGACCAATCTGTGCTGCAGAGAGGTGAAAGAGAGATAATAAATGACATCGAGTCTGCACTTTGGAAAACTGTTGAGGACCGTTCGAGACAGGAGGAAACTCGGAGTATTGAAGATGATGACATTGTGAAG GTGGAACCCATACAGAATTGGCATGGCCGATGGTTCCCTCATCCTCCTAAGGAGTTAACCCTGAAAGGGAATATTCCAGATGACCTGCCCGACTATTTAAAGGATGATAAACATGGTGTTGTAATGGGAATTCCCAGTGTGAAGTGTGATGATGGCAAG GTAAACCTTACAGTTGACTGGGACTTCTCTCCCATCAATTACACATGCTTTGATCCCAAGCACCATCGCATACCAGTCCAGGGCAATCTACCCTCCGTGGAGCAGTGTGTGTATGTCCCAAAGAATTATACACCAGCACATATTTGCATGCAGAGTGAAATCAAATACAACACAAGCCTACCAACATATGGACCACATCGCCCCATTTGGCCTATTTTTGGAGAATATAAATTTGTACCAGTTCAGAGGTGGCTTCACAGTATTGAG CATGGAGCAGTGGTGATGCTGTATGACCCCTGCACTGAACCTCTTATGGTTCATCAGCTTCGCAAGTTGGTTACTGGATGCATTCGCAAGCACATAATCACCCCATACTCACTTCTGTCTCGAGAACGG CCTTTAGCCTTAATAGCCTGGGGCTGCAGCCTGGAAATGTCTACTGTTGACAAAAAAGAAGTCCAAACATTCATCAAGGAACGTGCTCTACATGGGCCAGAGGGACACTTCACGAAAGATGGAAGTTATAAGGAAGGTCTTGTTAGAAAAGCTGAATATCCTTCAGGCTCTGAGAACAAGGATTCTAATCTTTGTCCATCGTAA
- the LOC123755037 gene encoding uncharacterized protein isoform X2: protein MTMLSWATLGVLVIGAAHARLVFPPGSDMGYIVPDDPGPQKFEDDTNWLNNIENEVDDQSVLQRGEREIINDIESALWKTVEDRSRQEETRSIEDDDIVKVEPIQNWHGRWFPHPPKELTLKGNIPDDLPDYLKDDKHGVVMGIPSVKCDDGKVNLTVDWDFSPINYTCFDPKHHRIPVQGNLPSVEQCVYVPKNYTPAHICMQSEIKYNTSLPTYGPHRPIWPIFGEYKFVPVQRWLHSIEHGAVVMLYDPCTEPLMVHQLRKLVTGCIRKHIITPYSLLSRERPLALIAWGCSLEMSTVDKKEVQTFIKERALHGPEGHFTKDGSYKEGLVRKAEYPSGSENKDSNLCPS from the exons ATGACGATGTTGTCCTGGGCCACTTTGGGTGTGCTGGTCATCGGTGCTGCTCATGCAAGGCTCGTCTTCCCTCCAGGGTCTGACATGGGCTACATTGTTCCAG ATGATCCTGGACCACAGAAGTTTGAAGATGACACTAACTGGCTCAATAATATCGAAAATGAAGTTGATGACCAATCTGTGCTGCAGAGAGGTGAAAGAGAGATAATAAATGACATCGAGTCTGCACTTTGGAAAACTGTTGAGGACCGTTCGAGACAGGAGGAAACTCGGAGTATTGAAGATGATGACATTGTGAAG GTGGAACCCATACAGAATTGGCATGGCCGATGGTTCCCTCATCCTCCTAAGGAGTTAACCCTGAAAGGGAATATTCCAGATGACCTGCCCGACTATTTAAAGGATGATAAACATGGTGTTGTAATGGGAATTCCCAGTGTGAAGTGTGATGATGGCAAG GTAAACCTTACAGTTGACTGGGACTTCTCTCCCATCAATTACACATGCTTTGATCCCAAGCACCATCGCATACCAGTCCAGGGCAATCTACCCTCCGTGGAGCAGTGTGTGTATGTCCCAAAGAATTATACACCAGCACATATTTGCATGCAGAGTGAAATCAAATACAACACAAGCCTACCAACATATGGACCACATCGCCCCATTTGGCCTATTTTTGGAGAATATAAATTTGTACCAGTTCAGAGGTGGCTTCACAGTATTGAG CATGGAGCAGTGGTGATGCTGTATGACCCCTGCACTGAACCTCTTATGGTTCATCAGCTTCGCAAGTTGGTTACTGGATGCATTCGCAAGCACATAATCACCCCATACTCACTTCTGTCTCGAGAACGG CCTTTAGCCTTAATAGCCTGGGGCTGCAGCCTGGAAATGTCTACTGTTGACAAAAAAGAAGTCCAAACATTCATCAAGGAACGTGCTCTACATGGGCCAGAGGGACACTTCACGAAAGATGGAAGTTATAAGGAAGGTCTTGTTAGAAAAGCTGAATATCCTTCAGGCTCTGAGAACAAGGATTCTAATCTTTGTCCATCGTAA